In candidate division WOR-3 bacterium, one genomic interval encodes:
- the cdaA gene encoding diadenylate cyclase CdaA, producing the protein MKLFGFINLTTLDIIDILVVAILIYQFLRFIKGTKATPILFGLMTIFIVSFIARWFNLRALAWIMNSILAVWVVAFVILFQPEIRNALAFIGRQRPLRFFFKVEPFPTVNEIVDAVKKLAENHHGGLIVIQRNDNLGDIIESGVRIDATVNSILIQSIFFPDNPLHDGACVIQGDRIVAAACVLPLSENPDLGGKFGLRHRAALGVAENTDAFCIVISEETGKISFAYKQKMVTRVSADALAKTLRRVLRE; encoded by the coding sequence ATGAAATTGTTTGGTTTTATCAATCTTACTACCCTTGATATCATCGATATATTAGTTGTCGCGATACTTATCTATCAATTCTTGAGATTTATAAAAGGAACCAAGGCGACCCCCATTTTATTCGGGCTCATGACAATCTTTATTGTTTCCTTTATTGCCCGATGGTTTAACCTTCGGGCGCTCGCTTGGATTATGAATTCAATTCTTGCCGTCTGGGTTGTAGCCTTTGTAATTCTTTTCCAGCCCGAGATAAGAAATGCGTTGGCGTTTATCGGCCGGCAACGGCCGCTTCGTTTCTTTTTTAAAGTTGAGCCATTCCCCACCGTGAATGAAATCGTCGATGCAGTTAAAAAATTAGCGGAGAATCATCATGGCGGGCTGATTGTCATCCAGAGAAATGATAATCTGGGTGACATCATTGAATCGGGGGTCCGAATCGATGCCACCGTCAATTCCATCCTCATACAGAGCATCTTTTTCCCAGATAATCCACTTCATGACGGTGCTTGTGTAATTCAGGGTGACCGTATTGTCGCTGCTGCCTGTGTGCTGCCTCTAAGTGAAAATCCCGATCTTGGGGGTAAGTTTGGACTCCGCCATCGTGCCGCCCTGGGCGTGGCGGAAAACACCGATGCCTTCTGTATCGTTATCTCCGAAGAGACCGGCAAAATCTCTTTTGCCTACAAGCAAAAAATGGTTACGCGTGTCTCCGCCGATGCCCTGGCAAAGACCTTAAGAAGAGTCTTGCGCGAATAA
- a CDS encoding lipopolysaccharide assembly protein LapA domain-containing protein yields the protein MRFVGLLFVVIVIGFIIGFIVLNVDERVNINIFGQHYSNIALSMVCFYSFVAGMIFILVFALADEIVLRNAINKLKKENENIKKELDALRNLPFEEEK from the coding sequence ATGCGCTTTGTGGGTTTGCTCTTTGTGGTGATTGTGATTGGGTTTATAATTGGTTTCATCGTCCTCAATGTTGATGAAAGGGTAAATATAAACATATTTGGGCAACATTATAGCAACATTGCACTTTCCATGGTTTGTTTTTATTCCTTTGTGGCGGGGATGATTTTCATCCTCGTTTTTGCACTGGCTGATGAGATAGTTTTGAGAAATGCTATTAACAAATTAAAAAAGGAGAACGAAAACATAAAAAAAGAACTGGACGCCCTCCGCAATCTGCCCTTTGAGGAGGAAAAATGA
- a CDS encoding tetratricopeptide repeat protein — protein MTVLVIIVIALIAFITYFYFRPRPKSSVNIPYLESLIAELENNEELAIKKLKEALNIDTNLVAGYIRLGNLYRKRGDIERAIKIHQSLTVRPTLRREEEKKIYFSLVEDYLASNRPNRAISFLREILKIDRNDEKARDLLLKIYEDLQSYQECIALSEEYPEQIDVQRLAYYYAAHAHALSTDAGNEPEEKSKEVQQLLKKALKIKPDSVSALFYNAEFYKNIGDLRKAKEYYTKILELQSNFAFLILTDFEKVAYETGHFEQIIPLYEKIFKANPKNFAVGFALANLYEKKNEIEQARSIYRKTGELYPEAVLPHIYLMKLSGESKEIKKEIAEIEKILLPYKFVCQKCGTKIPKFNFLCLNCRAVESYLPQL, from the coding sequence ATGACTGTTCTGGTAATCATTGTCATTGCCCTCATTGCCTTTATCACTTACTTCTACTTCCGCCCGCGTCCCAAATCATCGGTAAACATTCCCTACTTAGAATCACTCATTGCGGAACTTGAAAATAATGAGGAGCTGGCAATAAAAAAGTTAAAAGAAGCACTGAATATTGATACCAATCTGGTTGCCGGATATATCCGGTTGGGGAACCTATACCGTAAGCGCGGTGATATCGAGCGGGCAATCAAGATTCATCAGTCATTGACAGTGCGACCCACCCTGCGGCGCGAGGAGGAAAAAAAGATTTACTTTAGTCTGGTGGAAGATTATTTGGCTTCAAACCGCCCCAATCGTGCCATCTCTTTCCTGCGCGAGATTTTAAAGATTGATCGGAACGACGAAAAGGCACGGGATTTACTCTTGAAAATTTATGAAGATTTACAGAGTTATCAGGAATGTATTGCTTTGAGCGAAGAATACCCCGAACAGATTGATGTTCAGCGTCTCGCTTATTACTATGCTGCCCATGCCCATGCGCTAAGCACCGATGCGGGTAACGAACCTGAGGAGAAAAGTAAAGAAGTTCAGCAACTCCTCAAAAAGGCACTAAAAATCAAACCCGATTCGGTCAGCGCGTTATTTTACAATGCTGAATTCTACAAAAATATCGGTGACCTTCGCAAGGCAAAGGAATATTACACAAAAATTCTTGAATTGCAGTCCAATTTCGCGTTTCTGATACTCACCGATTTTGAAAAGGTGGCTTACGAAACCGGGCATTTTGAACAAATAATTCCCCTCTACGAAAAAATATTCAAAGCCAATCCCAAAAATTTTGCTGTGGGTTTTGCCTTGGCTAATTTGTACGAAAAGAAAAACGAAATTGAACAAGCCCGCAGTATTTATCGCAAGACCGGAGAACTATATCCGGAGGCTGTCCTGCCCCACATCTACCTGATGAAGTTATCTGGAGAATCAAAAGAAATCAAAAAAGAAATCGCGGAAATTGAAAAGATACTACTCCCCTATAAGTTTGTTTGTCAGAAATGTGGGACCAAAATTCCCAAATTTAATTTTCTATGTCTAAATTGTCGCGCTGTAGAATCATATTTGCCGCAGCTTTGA
- a CDS encoding SPOR domain-containing protein, with amino-acid sequence MSKLSRCRIIFAAALIAFAGFAQNIDEAIKLFNTFQFDKAKEAFTALARNKNHPRIAEIYYYLGKLAVHPDSAIYFYKLIIDNYPQSRYGDIAYLEIAKIFIGQEDFKNAFFYLNELINRYPNTELKDEVLFWSGIAYIETGNKTSGYQTLQELIKRYPHSIWSSRARDLLPPGPSPAAKEYYTVQVGSFRNKENALKRVAELKEKGFEARITEAVVMEKIHYRVWVGEFETQEEAKALVAKLDSLGIRGNVVKGY; translated from the coding sequence ATGTCTAAATTGTCGCGCTGTAGAATCATATTTGCCGCAGCTTTGATTGCCTTTGCGGGTTTCGCTCAAAATATTGATGAGGCAATAAAGCTCTTCAACACCTTTCAATTTGACAAAGCCAAGGAGGCGTTTACCGCATTAGCACGAAATAAAAACCATCCCCGAATTGCTGAAATTTACTATTATCTCGGCAAATTGGCGGTACATCCGGACTCCGCAATCTATTTTTATAAATTAATCATTGATAATTACCCACAATCCCGATATGGGGATATCGCCTACCTGGAAATTGCCAAAATTTTTATCGGTCAGGAAGATTTCAAAAATGCCTTCTTCTATCTAAACGAATTGATTAACCGTTATCCTAACACCGAATTAAAAGATGAAGTATTATTCTGGAGTGGCATTGCTTATATTGAAACCGGAAACAAAACCAGTGGTTATCAGACTCTCCAGGAATTGATCAAAAGATACCCCCATTCAATTTGGTCCAGTCGTGCCCGGGACCTTCTTCCTCCTGGTCCCTCTCCAGCAGCCAAGGAGTATTATACAGTCCAGGTAGGGTCGTTCCGTAATAAAGAAAATGCCCTCAAGCGCGTAGCTGAACTCAAAGAAAAAGGGTTTGAAGCCCGCATTACCGAAGCAGTGGTAATGGAAAAAATCCATTATCGCGTCTGGGTTGGTGAATTTGAAACCCAGGAAGAAGCCAAGGCGCTTGTGGCTAAGCTTGATTCGCTGGGTATCAGGGGGAATGTCGTCAAGGGTTATTGA
- the mutS gene encoding DNA mismatch repair protein MutS: MQLTPLLEQYQRIKNKYKDALLLFRVGDFYEFYYEDAKRASILLGITLTSKTISKGNRVPLAGIPVKASESYIAKLVKNGFKVAICEQLEPADKAKKLVARDVIEVITPGTVLRPSLLEENKTLYVAAIIPEEKNTGIALCDITTGEFFSGEITSEQVPETLMRKEVKELVIPQGITLDLEIPITSIDGYHFIYEIAYQNLKEHFNVVTLDGFGLEGKKLAISAAGALLYYLKENQKSTLPQITKLRLFDAGNSLYLDSTTRKNLELVVNIRNGETNTLYWAIDNCLTPAGKRLLRNQILEPLIDCEAINERLDGVSELKDKTFLRQQLREFLKEIRDVERITTRLLCGRITPREMNTLKDSLKIYPQIKDLLRNSDCKILKRIYDDINNFDGVVTKIENAIAPEPPATLDETGIIKPGYSKELDELRELARNAREWLIRFQNQEREKTGINSLKVAYNTIFGYYIEVSKPNLHLVPDYYIRKQTLVNAERFYTPELKEFEEKILNAEERIKSLEYEIFVKLRDEIAQEGKKILHSTQAIALLDMLQAFAENAVLYNYTRPEINNGDRIVITEGRHPVLERLMEKGSFVPNDTELDRNRNQILILTGPNMAGKSTYLRQVALIIIMAQIGSFVPAREAQIGIVDKIFTRIGASDDIARGVSTFLAEMMETANILNNVSERSLVILDEVGRGTSTYDGLALAWAVVEELHNNKKPRSLFATHFHELTKIEDFLPGVKNYNFLVKEWGDEIIFLRKLNPGPSDQSYGIQVARLAGLPKSVIDRAREVLAKFEEGEVFSIRKLKKTKLTQPDLFIDKK, from the coding sequence ATGCAATTAACGCCACTTTTAGAACAATATCAAAGGATAAAAAATAAGTATAAGGATGCACTCCTTCTATTCCGCGTTGGAGATTTCTACGAATTTTATTATGAGGATGCCAAGCGGGCGAGCATTCTACTCGGCATAACCCTCACCTCTAAAACGATTAGCAAAGGCAATCGGGTGCCCCTGGCCGGCATTCCGGTGAAGGCGAGCGAGAGTTACATCGCCAAACTGGTTAAAAATGGCTTTAAAGTGGCAATCTGTGAACAACTGGAGCCAGCAGATAAAGCCAAAAAACTTGTCGCCCGGGATGTGATTGAAGTAATCACTCCTGGGACTGTCTTGCGCCCTTCTCTTTTAGAAGAGAATAAAACCCTCTATGTTGCGGCGATTATCCCGGAAGAAAAAAATACGGGTATTGCCCTTTGTGATATCACTACCGGTGAGTTTTTCAGTGGCGAGATAACATCGGAACAAGTACCAGAAACACTCATGCGCAAAGAAGTCAAAGAATTGGTCATCCCGCAGGGAATTACCCTTGATCTTGAAATTCCTATTACCTCAATCGATGGTTATCACTTTATCTATGAAATCGCCTATCAAAATCTCAAGGAACATTTTAATGTTGTCACCTTAGATGGTTTTGGTTTAGAGGGCAAAAAACTAGCAATCTCGGCGGCGGGTGCATTGCTTTATTATCTTAAAGAAAATCAAAAATCCACCCTACCGCAAATCACGAAATTACGATTATTTGATGCGGGAAATTCTTTATATCTGGATAGCACCACAAGAAAAAATTTGGAATTGGTAGTGAACATCCGAAATGGCGAAACCAATACTTTATACTGGGCGATAGACAACTGCCTGACCCCTGCGGGTAAAAGACTATTGCGTAACCAAATTCTTGAACCCCTCATTGATTGTGAAGCCATAAATGAAAGACTGGATGGGGTTAGCGAATTGAAGGATAAAACCTTTTTGCGCCAGCAGTTGCGCGAGTTCTTAAAAGAAATTCGCGATGTCGAGCGGATCACTACCCGCTTACTTTGTGGGAGGATCACACCCCGGGAGATGAATACGCTTAAAGATTCATTAAAGATCTATCCACAAATAAAAGATCTTCTTAGAAATAGTGATTGTAAGATATTAAAACGAATCTATGATGATATTAATAATTTTGATGGGGTGGTGACAAAAATAGAAAACGCCATTGCTCCGGAACCACCTGCCACACTCGATGAAACTGGCATAATCAAACCGGGATACTCAAAAGAATTGGATGAATTACGAGAATTGGCGCGTAATGCCCGCGAATGGTTGATCCGTTTTCAAAACCAGGAACGGGAAAAAACCGGTATCAACTCCCTGAAAGTTGCTTACAACACAATCTTTGGCTATTATATTGAAGTAAGCAAACCAAACCTCCATCTAGTCCCCGATTATTATATTCGGAAACAGACTCTCGTGAATGCCGAGAGATTTTACACCCCAGAATTAAAAGAATTTGAAGAAAAAATTCTCAATGCTGAAGAAAGAATAAAAAGCTTGGAATACGAAATCTTTGTTAAATTGCGGGATGAAATTGCACAGGAAGGTAAAAAAATTCTTCACAGCACCCAGGCAATTGCCCTATTAGATATGCTCCAGGCATTTGCCGAAAATGCGGTTTTATACAATTATACCCGTCCAGAGATAAACAATGGTGATAGAATCGTTATCACCGAAGGTCGACATCCGGTCCTGGAACGGTTGATGGAAAAAGGTTCATTTGTGCCCAATGATACCGAACTGGACCGTAACCGGAATCAAATTCTCATCCTCACCGGACCCAATATGGCAGGTAAATCCACCTACCTACGCCAGGTAGCTCTGATTATAATCATGGCGCAAATCGGCAGTTTTGTGCCGGCCCGCGAAGCTCAAATTGGTATCGTGGATAAAATCTTCACGCGCATCGGTGCCAGTGATGATATTGCCCGGGGTGTGAGCACCTTTCTTGCCGAAATGATGGAAACCGCTAATATATTAAACAATGTCTCAGAACGGAGCCTGGTCATCCTGGACGAAGTCGGCCGGGGAACCTCTACTTATGATGGCCTTGCCCTTGCCTGGGCAGTCGTTGAAGAATTACATAACAACAAAAAACCCCGCTCCCTGTTTGCCACACATTTTCACGAATTAACCAAAATTGAAGATTTTCTCCCCGGAGTTAAGAATTACAACTTTCTGGTCAAAGAATGGGGTGATGAAATAATCTTCCTGCGTAAATTAAATCCAGGTCCGTCCGACCAATCCTACGGGATTCAGGTTGCGCGGCTGGCCGGGCTGCCCAAATCCGTTATTGACCGTGCCAGAGAAGTACTTGCCAAATTTGAAGAAGGCGAAGTATTCAGCATCCGTAAACTGAAAAAGACAAAATTGACTCAACCGGATCTCTTTATTGATAAAAAATAA
- a CDS encoding transcriptional repressor has translation MKMNFKIKKTYEYQLFYDYARRYKLKSSRKRKFIMDYFLMQDKHLSAEELYQQVKNKMPNVGYSTIYRTLKLLVLCGLATARQFEKGITRYEPIHHKEHHDHFICTSCGRIIEFCNQKIEDLQRQIARRYRFLIYEHKLEIYGMCPKCKKKEKR, from the coding sequence ATGAAAATGAATTTCAAAATCAAAAAAACTTATGAGTACCAATTGTTTTATGATTATGCACGGCGTTACAAACTTAAATCTTCCCGAAAACGAAAATTCATCATGGATTATTTCTTAATGCAGGACAAACATTTAAGTGCCGAAGAGCTCTATCAACAGGTGAAAAATAAAATGCCGAATGTTGGTTATTCCACAATTTACCGAACCTTGAAATTGCTCGTGTTATGCGGTTTAGCAACAGCCCGCCAATTTGAAAAGGGCATTACACGCTATGAACCAATACACCACAAAGAGCACCATGACCATTTCATCTGCACAAGTTGTGGACGCATAATTGAATTCTGCAATCAAAAAATTGAAGATCTCCAGAGGCAGATCGCCCGCCGCTACCGATTTCTCATTTATGAGCATAAACTGGAAATTTACGGAATGTGTCCAAAATGTAAAAAGAAGGAGAAAAGATAA
- a CDS encoding fused ferrous iron transport protein A/B → MALVNLTLMRSGEKGKIVEIVGGRGIAKRLESLGIIPGAEVTKISEQFMHGPIVIKVGQSQLALGYGMAQKVLVEITYKIKKILLVGNPNVGKSVIFSRLTGVDVIASNYPGTTVDYCRGCTGHGDKRIEVIDVPGTYSLEPTTPAEEVAVQMLNKAIEEGESIVVNVVDATNLERNLNLTLQLLKKNIPMLIALNLWDEAKHTGIEIDVKKLEEILGVPIVPTVAVTGEGVKELVNKLDQAKKGAYNFKDEERWKIVGQIIAQVQVIKHRHHTFLERIGDLTINPWSGIPVAIVLLFILFQLIRLIGEGLINFLFDPIFINLWKPLMLSFSCLFGGTGIIHNILIGELINGDIDFGISFGILTTGLYVEFAQVLPYVFAFYFILSFLEDSGYLPRLAVLVDKFLHFFGLHGMAIIPMLLGLGCNVPGMLSTRILETKKERFIAATLMAICIPCMAMNAMIFGLVGKYGAKGLFPVFATLFLIFCLGGILLKFFFKGESPEIFTEIPAYRIPYFPAMIKKVLMRVKWFILEATPFVLLGVLIANIFYTFGIFRFLAQLLDPVVVNLLSLPTEATIALLIGFLRKDIAVGMLVPLNLSLKQLIIASTVLAMYFPCVATFSVFIKELGIIDTLKAAGIMLFTAFTVGGILNLIL, encoded by the coding sequence ATGGCACTGGTCAATCTAACCTTAATGAGATCAGGGGAGAAAGGGAAGATCGTAGAGATCGTAGGCGGCCGCGGCATCGCCAAACGTCTGGAATCGCTGGGTATTATTCCCGGCGCCGAAGTGACCAAAATAAGTGAACAATTCATGCATGGGCCGATTGTCATAAAAGTCGGTCAGAGTCAGTTAGCGCTCGGCTACGGGATGGCACAGAAGGTGCTGGTAGAGATAACCTATAAGATAAAAAAGATCCTCCTCGTCGGTAACCCCAATGTGGGTAAAAGTGTAATATTTTCCCGTTTAACCGGGGTTGATGTCATCGCCTCTAATTATCCGGGCACGACTGTGGACTATTGTCGGGGTTGCACCGGACATGGAGACAAACGGATTGAAGTAATTGATGTACCGGGCACATACAGTCTGGAACCAACAACCCCAGCGGAGGAAGTAGCAGTCCAGATGTTGAATAAGGCAATTGAAGAAGGCGAAAGTATTGTGGTAAATGTCGTGGATGCGACCAATCTTGAACGGAATTTAAATTTGACCCTTCAACTTTTAAAAAAGAATATTCCTATGCTCATTGCCTTGAATCTCTGGGACGAAGCAAAACATACGGGTATCGAAATTGATGTAAAAAAACTCGAAGAAATTTTAGGTGTACCAATCGTACCCACTGTTGCTGTAACCGGCGAAGGGGTTAAAGAACTTGTGAATAAACTCGACCAGGCAAAAAAAGGGGCTTACAATTTTAAAGATGAGGAACGCTGGAAGATCGTCGGTCAGATAATTGCCCAGGTCCAGGTCATCAAACACCGCCATCATACTTTTTTAGAGAGAATTGGCGACTTGACGATCAATCCGTGGTCAGGAATTCCTGTTGCCATAGTGCTTCTATTCATTCTCTTCCAGTTGATAAGATTAATCGGTGAAGGGTTGATAAATTTTCTATTCGATCCCATTTTCATAAATCTTTGGAAACCCCTGATGCTTTCTTTTTCCTGCCTTTTTGGAGGAACGGGAATAATTCACAATATCCTGATTGGCGAATTGATAAACGGAGATATTGATTTTGGTATCTCATTCGGAATATTGACAACCGGTCTTTATGTTGAATTCGCCCAGGTACTTCCCTATGTCTTTGCCTTCTATTTTATCCTCAGTTTCCTTGAAGACTCCGGCTATCTTCCCCGCCTGGCGGTCCTGGTGGATAAATTTCTGCACTTTTTCGGACTCCATGGCATGGCAATAATTCCGATGCTCCTTGGCTTAGGCTGTAATGTTCCCGGCATGTTGAGTACAAGAATTCTTGAGACGAAAAAAGAAAGATTTATCGCTGCCACACTCATGGCGATATGTATACCCTGCATGGCAATGAATGCCATGATATTCGGACTGGTAGGAAAATACGGAGCTAAAGGTTTGTTTCCGGTCTTTGCTACTTTATTTCTAATATTTTGCCTTGGGGGTATCTTATTAAAGTTCTTCTTTAAGGGCGAAAGTCCGGAAATCTTTACCGAAATTCCAGCCTATCGCATACCATATTTTCCGGCGATGATCAAGAAAGTTTTGATGCGGGTCAAGTGGTTTATTCTGGAAGCGACACCATTTGTCTTGCTGGGCGTGTTGATTGCCAATATCTTTTACACATTTGGAATTTTCCGATTTCTTGCCCAGCTCCTTGATCCCGTGGTAGTTAATCTTCTTTCCTTACCCACGGAAGCCACCATCGCCCTCCTCATCGGATTTCTAAGGAAGGACATTGCGGTTGGCATGCTCGTTCCCTTGAATCTCTCTTTAAAACAATTGATCATCGCCAGCACAGTATTAGCAATGTATTTTCCCTGTGTTGCCACTTTTTCAGTCTTTATAAAAGAATTGGGAATCATCGACACCTTAAAGGCTGCGGGGATAATGCTTTTCACTGCATTTACCGTAGGAGGGATATTAAATCTAATTCTTTAA
- a CDS encoding MGMT family protein, producing the protein MAKRKLFYYAIKTKIGKILIVWQVQNCNSKIYSILLPPFTLRTIKERYPKIQPKVNGIIKKVANQIKQFTAGKQIQFSLQLLDLTILKDFQKKVLLLTYRIPRGQVETYGSIARKLGILRGARAVGQALAHNPFPLIIPCHRVIKSDGSLGGFGGRVGLKRKLLSLEGVKV; encoded by the coding sequence ATGGCAAAAAGAAAGTTATTTTACTATGCAATAAAGACAAAAATTGGCAAGATCTTGATAGTCTGGCAGGTTCAGAATTGTAATTCAAAGATTTACTCCATTCTGCTACCGCCATTTACCCTTCGCACAATAAAAGAGCGATACCCCAAGATCCAACCCAAGGTGAATGGAATAATAAAGAAAGTAGCCAACCAAATAAAACAGTTCACCGCGGGAAAACAGATCCAATTTTCCCTCCAGTTACTAGATCTGACAATTTTAAAAGATTTTCAGAAAAAGGTATTATTATTGACTTACCGCATACCCCGCGGTCAGGTGGAAACCTATGGTTCTATTGCGCGCAAATTAGGCATTCTCAGAGGTGCCCGGGCAGTGGGCCAGGCACTCGCGCACAATCCCTTCCCTTTAATCATTCCCTGCCATCGGGTGATAAAATCTGATGGTTCACTCGGAGGATTTGGAGGTCGGGTAGGCTTAAAAAGAAAATTATTATCATTGGAAGGAGTGAAGGTTTAA
- a CDS encoding histone deacetylase, with translation MKFVYSPNYCVDLKGHIFPTEKYRLIYETLKQEGFITDSNLYHPEMPALEDLKKILTPDYLDDLLNSRVTFRTWRSELPVEPEIIKWQILGCGGSYLAGKLALKSGACYHIGGGLHHAFADHAEGFCYLNDVAFAAVKLLEEGVNKITVIDCDLHQGNGTAKYFQNENRVFTFSIHQEHLYPVKEKSDLDIGLDFNVGDEEYLEKLQWALEKIFNEFKPEFVIYLAGADPYLYDQLGNLRLTIEGLIKRDELVINYAYKNNLPMIVVLGGGYAQELEDTVEIHCNTARILHKIYG, from the coding sequence ATGAAGTTTGTTTATTCTCCAAATTACTGCGTAGATCTGAAAGGGCATATCTTCCCTACCGAAAAATATCGGCTGATTTATGAGACCTTAAAACAAGAAGGGTTTATCACTGATTCCAATCTTTACCATCCTGAGATGCCTGCACTTGAGGATTTAAAAAAAATCCTTACCCCAGATTACCTTGACGATCTTTTAAACAGCCGTGTTACTTTCCGGACCTGGCGTTCGGAACTACCTGTAGAACCAGAAATAATCAAATGGCAGATATTGGGCTGTGGTGGGTCCTACCTTGCCGGCAAACTTGCTCTAAAGAGCGGTGCCTGTTATCATATTGGAGGTGGATTACACCATGCCTTTGCTGATCATGCTGAAGGTTTTTGTTATCTCAATGATGTAGCGTTTGCCGCTGTGAAACTGCTTGAGGAAGGTGTGAATAAAATAACCGTGATCGACTGCGATCTACACCAGGGTAATGGTACTGCAAAATATTTTCAAAATGAAAACCGAGTTTTCACATTCTCAATTCACCAAGAGCACCTCTATCCCGTAAAAGAAAAATCAGATTTGGATATTGGGCTGGATTTCAATGTCGGCGATGAGGAATATCTTGAGAAACTGCAATGGGCGCTGGAAAAAATATTTAATGAATTTAAACCTGAGTTTGTCATCTATCTTGCGGGTGCTGATCCTTATCTCTATGACCAGTTAGGCAATCTAAGACTCACGATTGAAGGGTTGATAAAAAGAGATGAACTCGTTATAAACTATGCCTACAAAAATAATTTACCCATGATTGTTGTGTTGGGTGGGGGCTATGCCCAAGAACTCGAGGATACAGTCGAAATCCACTGTAATACTGCCCGGATTTTGCATAAAATCTACGGCTGA
- a CDS encoding SagB/ThcOx family dehydrogenase translates to MIFFSMILLNLITKGVEMIELPAPQFTNVGLEECIKKRRSIRNFEDKELNLQQISNLLWAAQGVTDSIKELRAAPSAGATYPLEIFVAKKDGLFRYIPQGHKLKRESAEDLRKELAHAAWNQMFIADAGLVIIITAVYQRTASRYGERAYRYINNEVGHCAQNIHLEAVALGLGSVPVGAFDDGRVKKILKLKDEEPLYIVPVGYPKIK, encoded by the coding sequence ATGATTTTCTTTAGTATGATCCTTTTAAATCTAATAACCAAGGGGGTTGAGATGATTGAACTCCCTGCACCCCAGTTTACCAATGTCGGGCTGGAGGAGTGTATTAAAAAAAGACGCTCAATAAGAAACTTTGAAGATAAAGAACTCAATCTCCAGCAGATCTCTAATTTGTTATGGGCTGCCCAGGGGGTGACCGATTCCATAAAGGAACTACGGGCTGCGCCGAGTGCTGGCGCTACCTATCCTTTAGAAATTTTTGTGGCTAAAAAAGATGGATTGTTCCGGTATATTCCTCAAGGCCATAAGTTGAAGAGAGAAAGCGCTGAAGATTTAAGAAAAGAACTCGCCCATGCCGCCTGGAACCAGATGTTCATTGCCGATGCGGGCTTGGTGATAATCATCACCGCGGTCTACCAGCGTACTGCCAGCCGGTATGGGGAAAGGGCATACCGTTATATCAACAACGAGGTAGGTCACTGTGCCCAGAATATCCATTTAGAAGCCGTGGCCCTAGGTTTGGGTTCGGTTCCAGTAGGTGCCTTTGATGATGGACGCGTCAAAAAAATACTAAAACTAAAAGACGAAGAACCGCTTTATATCGTTCCGGTCGGTTACCCGAAGATTAAATAG